From a single Pseudomonas serboccidentalis genomic region:
- a CDS encoding heavy metal translocating P-type ATPase, translating into MSDSQHNHPHSHKPGDGHDHSHKLQPVHKHSHGGDSCCSSKAAAPALVQLSEKTSADARLSSFRIEAMDCPTEQTLIQNKLGKLAGVQQLEFNLINRVLGVTHNLPDTAPITEAITSLGMHAEPLEAGVEAPAPAPVKKHWWPLALSGVGALAAEVIHFTNAAPTWVVAIIALISILSGGLTTYKKGWIALKNRNLNINALMSIAVTGAVLIGQWPEAAMVMFLFTVAELIEARSLDRARNAISGLMQMTPEQATVQQADGNWIEQEVKSVELGARVRVKPGERIALDGEVVSGSSTIDQAPITGESLPVEKTVGDKVFAGTINQAGSLEYTVTAAANNSTLARIIHAVEQAQGARAPTQRFVDQFSKIYTPVVFVLALAVAIIPPLFMGAVWFDWIYRALVLLVVACPCALVISTPVTIVSGLAAAARKGILVKGGVYLEGGFKLDYLALDKTGTITHGKPVQTDYLSLDPTADAMAPAIAAALAGRSDHPVSLAIANAAVDKNLAVLSVDNFEALAGRGVKGQVNGQTYHLGNHRLVEELGLCSAQLEEKLFALEKQGKSVVLLLDSSGPLALFAVADTVKETSREAIRQLHALGVKTLMLTGDNVHTAQAIAAQVGIDQAKGDLLPTDKLQAIEELYAQGHRVGMVGDGINDAPALARAEIGFAMAAAGTDTAIETADVALMDDDLRKIPAFISLSRNTASILKQNIALALVIKAIFLGVTFAGLATMWMAVFADMGVSLLVVFNGLRLLRK; encoded by the coding sequence ATGAGCGATTCCCAGCACAACCACCCCCACTCCCACAAGCCGGGCGACGGGCACGATCACAGCCACAAATTGCAGCCTGTGCATAAGCATTCACATGGCGGCGACTCCTGCTGCTCGTCTAAAGCCGCTGCGCCTGCGTTGGTGCAACTGAGCGAAAAGACCAGCGCTGACGCCCGGTTGAGCAGCTTCCGCATCGAAGCGATGGACTGCCCGACCGAGCAGACGCTGATCCAGAACAAGCTCGGCAAACTGGCCGGCGTGCAGCAACTGGAATTCAACCTGATCAACCGCGTGCTCGGCGTCACCCACAATCTGCCGGACACCGCGCCGATCACCGAAGCGATCACGTCCCTGGGCATGCACGCCGAACCGCTGGAGGCGGGCGTCGAAGCGCCAGCCCCGGCGCCAGTGAAAAAACACTGGTGGCCGCTGGCGCTGTCCGGTGTCGGTGCGCTCGCCGCCGAAGTGATCCACTTCACTAACGCCGCGCCAACCTGGGTGGTGGCGATCATTGCGCTGATCTCGATCCTCAGCGGTGGCCTGACCACCTATAAAAAGGGCTGGATCGCCCTGAAGAACCGCAACCTCAACATCAACGCGCTGATGAGCATCGCTGTAACCGGTGCGGTGTTGATCGGACAGTGGCCGGAAGCGGCGATGGTGATGTTCCTGTTCACCGTGGCCGAGCTGATCGAGGCGCGCTCGCTGGATCGCGCCCGTAACGCGATCAGCGGCCTGATGCAGATGACCCCGGAACAGGCCACCGTGCAGCAAGCCGACGGCAACTGGATCGAACAAGAGGTTAAAAGCGTTGAACTCGGCGCCCGCGTGCGGGTAAAACCCGGCGAGCGTATCGCGCTGGACGGCGAAGTGGTCAGCGGCAGTTCGACCATCGACCAGGCACCGATCACTGGCGAAAGTCTACCGGTGGAGAAGACCGTCGGTGACAAAGTCTTCGCCGGCACCATCAACCAGGCAGGTTCGCTGGAATACACTGTGACCGCCGCAGCGAACAACTCGACCCTGGCGCGGATTATCCACGCCGTCGAGCAGGCTCAGGGTGCTCGCGCTCCGACCCAACGCTTCGTCGATCAGTTCTCGAAAATCTACACCCCGGTGGTGTTTGTCCTGGCGCTGGCCGTGGCGATCATCCCGCCGCTGTTCATGGGCGCGGTGTGGTTCGACTGGATCTACCGTGCGCTGGTGCTGCTGGTGGTCGCGTGCCCGTGTGCACTGGTGATTTCCACCCCGGTGACCATCGTCAGCGGCCTCGCGGCAGCGGCGCGCAAAGGCATTCTGGTCAAGGGCGGCGTGTACCTGGAGGGCGGTTTCAAGCTCGACTATCTGGCGCTGGACAAGACCGGGACCATCACCCACGGCAAACCGGTGCAGACCGATTACCTGTCGCTGGACCCGACCGCCGATGCCATGGCTCCGGCGATTGCCGCCGCGCTGGCCGGGCGTTCCGATCACCCGGTGTCGCTGGCGATCGCCAATGCGGCTGTGGATAAAAACCTCGCCGTGCTGAGTGTGGATAACTTCGAAGCACTGGCCGGGCGTGGCGTGAAGGGGCAAGTCAACGGCCAGACCTATCACTTGGGTAATCACCGTCTGGTTGAAGAGCTGGGTCTGTGCTCGGCGCAACTGGAAGAAAAACTGTTCGCCCTGGAGAAGCAGGGCAAGTCCGTGGTGCTGCTGCTCGACAGCTCTGGCCCGTTGGCGCTGTTTGCTGTGGCCGACACGGTCAAGGAAACCAGCCGCGAAGCGATCCGCCAGTTGCATGCCTTGGGCGTGAAAACCCTGATGCTCACCGGCGACAACGTACACACCGCGCAGGCGATTGCCGCGCAGGTCGGTATCGACCAGGCCAAGGGCGACTTGCTCCCTACCGACAAACTGCAAGCCATCGAAGAGCTTTATGCACAGGGGCATCGCGTGGGCATGGTCGGCGACGGCATCAATGACGCCCCGGCACTGGCCCGCGCCGAGATCGGTTTCGCCATGGCGGCGGCCGGCACCGACACCGCGATTGAAACCGCCGATGTCGCCCTGATGGACGACGATCTGCGCAAGATTCCTGCGTTCATCAGCCTGTCGCGCAACACCGCCAGCATCCTGAAACAGAACATCGCGTTGGCCCTGGTGATCAAGGCTATCTTTCTTGGGGTAACCTTCGCCGGGCTCGCCACCATGTGGATGGCGGTGTTCGCCGACATGGGCGTGAGCCTGTTGGTGGTGTTCAACGGCTTGCGCCTGTTGCGCAAGTAA
- a CDS encoding putative 2-aminoethylphosphonate ABC transporter ATP-binding protein, giving the protein MNPAIATALTNPGAPMKVRGVQKRFGAFTALDNVSLDVAAGELVCLLGPSGCGKTTLLRCIAGLEKQDSGELYLGDRDVSHLAPQARDYGILFQSYALFPNLTVEANIAYGLAGSGRDEVRRRVGQMLELVGLTGSEKKYPGQLSGGQQQRVALARALAPAPSLLLLDEPMSALDARVREHLCTELRQLQRNLGITTLMVTHNQDEAMLMADRIAVMNNGRVEQYATPQEIYNRPATPFVAEFVGQGNWLPFQRSSASHAQVGGMNLRLADGSVHSASGRLFCRPEAINVNPVVHEENLFPAKVREITFLGNRCRMSFELDQLPGHALLAELAPEAMPRLGAQQIMVALPPRSLQVFA; this is encoded by the coding sequence ATGAATCCTGCCATCGCAACTGCCCTGACCAACCCCGGTGCGCCGATGAAAGTGCGCGGCGTGCAGAAGCGCTTCGGCGCGTTCACCGCGCTGGATAACGTCTCCCTCGATGTCGCGGCCGGTGAGCTGGTGTGCCTGCTCGGCCCGTCGGGCTGCGGCAAGACCACGCTGCTGCGTTGCATCGCCGGGCTGGAGAAGCAGGACAGTGGCGAGTTGTACCTCGGTGATCGCGACGTTTCGCACCTGGCGCCGCAGGCCCGGGACTACGGCATTCTGTTTCAGTCCTACGCGCTGTTCCCCAATCTGACGGTCGAGGCGAACATCGCCTACGGACTCGCCGGCAGTGGTCGCGACGAAGTGCGCCGTCGTGTCGGTCAGATGCTGGAGCTGGTCGGCCTCACCGGCAGTGAGAAAAAGTACCCGGGCCAGTTGTCCGGCGGCCAGCAGCAGCGAGTCGCACTGGCTCGCGCCCTGGCCCCGGCGCCGTCGCTGTTGTTGCTCGATGAGCCGATGTCGGCCCTCGATGCCCGGGTGCGGGAGCATCTGTGCACCGAGCTGCGCCAACTGCAGCGCAACCTCGGCATCACCACCCTGATGGTCACCCACAATCAGGACGAAGCCATGCTGATGGCCGACCGCATCGCCGTGATGAACAACGGCCGGGTCGAGCAGTACGCCACCCCGCAGGAAATCTACAACCGCCCGGCCACGCCGTTCGTGGCCGAGTTCGTCGGTCAGGGCAACTGGCTGCCGTTCCAGCGCAGCAGCGCCAGCCATGCACAGGTCGGCGGGATGAACCTGCGCCTGGCCGATGGCAGCGTACACAGCGCCTCGGGCCGTTTGTTCTGCCGCCCGGAAGCGATCAACGTCAATCCCGTGGTGCACGAAGAGAACCTGTTCCCGGCCAAGGTTCGCGAGATCACCTTCCTCGGCAACCGCTGCCGCATGAGCTTCGAACTCGATCAACTGCCGGGCCACGCACTGCTCGCCGAACTGGCGCCGGAAGCCATGCCGCGCCTTGGCGCCCAGCAGATCATGGTCGCCTTGCCACCGCGCAGCCTGCAGGTATTCGCCTGA
- a CDS encoding LysR family transcriptional regulator: MLSAELKAFYMVARLGSITLAAKKLGLSQPTVTTQIRNLESQYSVELFYRGGRRLSVSDEGARLLPMVKALLQQEADIEFFLRNSGQVQGTLRIAATAPYYILDLVKTFRERLPQVEVSVEIGNSQQVLEALEDYRVDVAASSQLLEDARLIRRVLGTDPLVLAVHRNHPLAAQEHVALSALAGHTLLMRETGSTTRRLTEALLASAGVSFGPLLEIGSRESIREAVLRNIGISIIARQEVPHDPQLRVLTIENAPQIPEYLYCLKERKGARLPAAFLGLAQEMSPA; encoded by the coding sequence GTGCTGAGTGCCGAGCTGAAAGCGTTTTATATGGTCGCCCGTCTGGGCAGCATTACGCTGGCGGCGAAAAAGCTCGGCCTCAGCCAACCGACCGTGACCACGCAGATCCGCAATCTGGAAAGCCAGTATTCGGTGGAACTGTTCTACCGTGGCGGTCGGCGTCTGAGTGTCAGCGACGAAGGCGCGCGGTTGCTGCCGATGGTCAAGGCGCTGTTGCAGCAGGAGGCGGACATCGAGTTCTTCCTGCGCAACAGCGGGCAGGTGCAGGGCACGTTGCGCATCGCCGCCACTGCGCCGTATTACATTCTCGATCTGGTGAAGACCTTCCGCGAGCGCCTGCCGCAGGTGGAAGTGTCGGTGGAAATCGGCAACTCGCAACAGGTACTCGAAGCGCTGGAAGATTACCGGGTGGACGTTGCGGCGTCGTCGCAGTTGCTTGAGGATGCGCGGCTGATTCGCCGGGTGCTGGGCACGGACCCGCTGGTGCTGGCGGTGCATCGCAACCACCCGCTGGCGGCCCAGGAGCATGTGGCGTTGAGCGCATTGGCCGGGCATACCTTGCTGATGCGTGAAACCGGCTCGACCACCCGGCGTCTGACCGAGGCGTTGCTGGCCAGCGCCGGGGTCAGTTTCGGCCCATTGCTGGAGATCGGCAGCCGCGAGTCGATCCGTGAGGCAGTGCTGCGCAACATCGGCATCAGCATCATTGCCCGTCAGGAAGTGCCGCACGATCCGCAATTGCGGGTGCTGACCATCGAGAACGCGCCGCAGATTCCCGAGTATCTGTATTGCCTCAAGGAGCGCAAGGGCGCGCGGTTGCCGGCGGCGTTTCTGGGGTTGGCCCAGGAAATGTCTCCGGCTTGA
- a CDS encoding putative 2-aminoethylphosphonate ABC transporter permease subunit: MSANIALPLPHKQARQVSGAEVGDRIFVLGGKLLLLLLLGVAVLLPLLAIFWRGFSSEAGQGGGWLAAKELVTSDNFHWLLGNSLKVSLSVAAIVVPLAYLFAYALQRTLIPAKGIWRGISLLPLMAPSMLPGIALVYLFGNQGMLRGLLSDNIYGFWGIVLGEVIYTFPHALMILLSALSLADARLFDAASSMGASPAKAFRSITWPATRQAVFAAFCLVFTLTITDFGVPVVVGGDYQVLALEAYKAVVGQQQFGRGALIGMVLLLPALFSFAVDAWLRRRHGDSMSGRAQVFKPTPSKRRDACYLAIVLLISAALILVFGMAVFSSLVKFWPYNLALSLNHYQFNETAGGGWLAYGNSLKMALGTALIGSVLIFTGAYLMEKTRTQRGLNLTLRMLSFIPMAVPGLVLGLGYVFFFNLTGNPLHVLYGTMTLLIVCTIAHYLTTAQMTATTALRQLDAEFEAAALSLKAPLYRHYLRVTVPICLPALLDIVRYLFVSAMTTVSAAIFLYSPDTILAAVAVLNMDDAGNVGGAAAMSTLILFTSAGVSLLLAWASRGLLRRSQAWRQTAPGH, encoded by the coding sequence ATGAGCGCGAACATCGCACTGCCGCTACCGCACAAGCAGGCGCGGCAGGTGTCCGGTGCCGAGGTCGGTGACCGGATCTTCGTCCTCGGCGGCAAACTCCTGCTGCTATTGCTGCTCGGTGTCGCGGTGCTGTTGCCCTTGCTGGCGATCTTCTGGCGCGGCTTCAGCAGCGAGGCCGGGCAGGGCGGTGGCTGGCTAGCGGCGAAAGAGCTGGTGACCAGTGACAATTTCCACTGGCTGCTCGGCAACAGCCTGAAAGTTTCCCTCAGCGTCGCGGCCATCGTCGTACCGCTGGCCTACCTGTTTGCCTACGCCCTGCAACGCACACTGATCCCGGCCAAGGGCATCTGGCGCGGGATTTCCCTGCTGCCATTGATGGCGCCATCGATGCTGCCGGGGATTGCGCTGGTCTATCTGTTCGGCAACCAGGGCATGTTGCGTGGGCTGCTGTCGGACAACATCTACGGGTTTTGGGGGATTGTGCTCGGTGAGGTGATCTACACCTTTCCGCATGCGTTGATGATTCTGCTGTCGGCGCTGTCGCTGGCGGATGCGCGCCTGTTTGATGCCGCGTCGAGCATGGGCGCGAGTCCGGCGAAAGCCTTTCGCAGCATCACCTGGCCGGCGACCCGGCAGGCGGTGTTCGCCGCGTTCTGTCTGGTGTTCACCCTGACCATCACCGATTTTGGCGTGCCAGTGGTGGTCGGTGGCGACTATCAGGTGCTGGCGCTGGAGGCCTACAAAGCCGTGGTCGGCCAGCAGCAATTCGGTCGTGGGGCGCTGATCGGCATGGTGCTGTTGCTGCCGGCGCTGTTCAGCTTCGCTGTCGATGCCTGGTTGCGTCGGCGTCACGGCGACTCCATGAGTGGTCGCGCCCAGGTGTTCAAACCGACGCCGTCGAAGCGGCGTGATGCCTGCTATCTGGCAATTGTCCTGCTGATCAGCGCCGCGTTGATTCTGGTGTTCGGCATGGCGGTGTTCTCCTCGCTGGTGAAGTTCTGGCCGTACAACCTGGCGCTGTCGCTCAACCATTACCAGTTCAACGAAACCGCCGGCGGCGGCTGGCTGGCCTACGGCAACAGCTTGAAGATGGCGCTGGGCACGGCGCTGATCGGCAGTGTGCTGATCTTCACTGGCGCGTATCTGATGGAAAAGACCCGCACGCAACGCGGCCTCAATCTGACATTGCGCATGCTCAGTTTCATCCCGATGGCGGTGCCGGGGCTGGTGCTCGGCTTGGGTTACGTCTTCTTCTTCAACCTCACCGGCAACCCGCTGCACGTGCTCTACGGCACGATGACCCTGCTGATTGTCTGCACCATTGCGCACTACCTGACTACTGCGCAAATGACCGCGACCACCGCGCTGCGCCAGCTCGACGCCGAGTTCGAAGCCGCCGCGCTGTCGCTCAAGGCGCCGCTGTACCGGCACTACCTGCGCGTCACCGTGCCGATCTGCCTGCCGGCGCTGCTGGACATCGTGCGCTACCTGTTCGTCTCGGCGATGACCACGGTGTCGGCGGCGATTTTCCTCTACAGCCCCGACACCATCCTCGCGGCGGTGGCGGTGCTGAACATGGATGACGCCGGCAACGTCGGCGGCGCGGCAGCGATGTCGACCCTGATTCTGTTCACCTCGGCAGGCGTGTCCTTGCTGCTGGCGTGGGCTTCGCGCGGCTTGCTGCGCCGTTCCCAGGCCTGGCGGCAAACCGCGCCCGGTCACTGA
- the cadR gene encoding Cd(II)/Pb(II)-responsive transcriptional regulator, with product MKIGELAKLTDCAVETIRYYERENLLPEPARSDGNYRVYTQAHAERLTFIRNCRTLDMTLEEIRSLLTLRDSPQDQCESVNALIDEHIQHVKARIDGLLALQTQLLDLRQRCSEGPGADQCGILQRLEVSGGVVATEVEHSHVGRSHGH from the coding sequence ATGAAGATCGGAGAACTGGCCAAGCTGACCGATTGCGCCGTGGAAACCATCCGCTACTACGAGCGCGAGAACCTGCTGCCGGAACCGGCGCGCAGCGACGGCAACTACCGCGTCTACACCCAGGCCCACGCCGAACGCCTGACCTTTATCCGCAACTGCCGCACCCTCGACATGACCCTCGAAGAGATCCGCAGCCTGCTGACCTTGCGCGACAGCCCGCAGGATCAATGCGAAAGCGTCAATGCGCTGATCGACGAACACATCCAGCATGTGAAGGCGCGAATCGACGGGTTACTGGCCTTGCAGACACAACTGCTCGACCTGCGCCAACGTTGTAGCGAAGGGCCGGGGGCGGATCAGTGCGGGATCTTGCAGCGGCTGGAGGTGAGTGGCGGGGTTGTGGCGACGGAGGTGGAACATTCACATGTGGGCCGTAGCCACGGCCATTGA
- a CDS encoding thymidylate synthase: MKQYLELVSHVIQNGTKQANRTGINTISFPGAMLRFDLQEGFPAITTRKMAFKSAIGEMCGFLRGVNNAAEFRALGCKVWDQNANENAQWLANPFRQGEDDLGEIYGVQWRKWPAYKQIPLSNLAAIEQTLSNGYKQIAQGEEDGQAYVVLYKAIDQVRQCVDTIIKDPGSRRILFHGWNVAQLDEMALPPCHLLYQFHPNVETKEISLTLYIRSNDLGLGTPFNLTEGAALLSLIGRLTGYTPRWFTYFIGDAHVYENHLDMLNEQLKREPFAMPKLKISDRVPEFAKTGVYQPEWLELVEPSDFSLEGYEHHAPMTAPMAV, encoded by the coding sequence ATGAAGCAATATCTCGAACTGGTCTCGCACGTCATCCAGAACGGCACCAAACAGGCCAACCGTACCGGCATCAACACCATCAGTTTCCCGGGGGCGATGCTGCGTTTCGATCTGCAGGAAGGTTTCCCGGCGATCACCACCCGCAAAATGGCCTTCAAATCAGCCATCGGTGAGATGTGCGGGTTTCTGCGGGGCGTGAACAACGCCGCTGAATTCCGTGCGCTGGGCTGCAAGGTCTGGGACCAGAACGCCAACGAAAACGCGCAGTGGCTGGCCAACCCGTTCCGTCAGGGCGAGGACGACCTCGGCGAAATCTACGGCGTGCAATGGCGCAAGTGGCCGGCGTACAAGCAGATCCCGCTGAGCAACCTGGCGGCCATCGAACAAACCTTGAGCAACGGCTACAAGCAGATCGCCCAGGGCGAAGAAGATGGCCAGGCCTACGTGGTGCTGTACAAAGCCATCGATCAGGTGCGCCAGTGCGTCGACACGATCATCAAGGACCCGGGCAGCCGCCGTATTCTGTTCCACGGCTGGAACGTCGCCCAGCTCGATGAAATGGCGTTGCCGCCGTGCCACCTGCTGTACCAGTTCCACCCGAATGTCGAGACCAAAGAGATCTCCCTGACCCTCTACATCCGTTCCAACGATCTGGGTCTGGGTACGCCGTTCAACCTCACCGAAGGCGCTGCGCTGCTGAGCCTGATCGGTCGCCTGACCGGCTACACGCCGCGCTGGTTCACCTATTTCATCGGTGATGCGCACGTCTACGAGAACCACCTGGACATGCTCAACGAACAGCTCAAGCGCGAGCCGTTCGCCATGCCGAAGCTGAAAATCTCCGACCGCGTGCCGGAGTTTGCCAAGACGGGTGTGTATCAGCCGGAATGGCTGGAGCTGGTGGAGCCAAGCGATTTCTCGCTGGAAGGTTACGAGCACCATGCGCCAATGACCGCGCCGATGGCGGTCTGA
- the lgt gene encoding prolipoprotein diacylglyceryl transferase, which produces MLPYPQIDPVALAIGPLKIHWYGLMYLVGIGGAWLLASSRLNRFDPTWTREKLSDLVFWLSMGVIVGGRLGYVLFYDLSAYIANPTLIFEVWKGGMSFHGGFIGVMLAALWFGKRNGKSFFQLMDFVAPMVPIGLGAGRIGNFINAELWGKATDVPWAMVFPPFSDPAQLPRHPSQLYQFALEGVALFLILWLFSRKPRPTMAVSGMFALFYGIFRFIVEFVRVPDAQLGYLAWNWLTMGQVLCVPMIVGGLFLIWLAYRRAPAAPVAPTA; this is translated from the coding sequence ATGCTGCCTTACCCGCAGATCGACCCGGTGGCTCTGGCCATCGGTCCGCTGAAAATCCACTGGTACGGCCTGATGTACCTCGTCGGCATCGGCGGCGCATGGCTGCTGGCGTCGAGCCGGCTCAACCGTTTCGACCCGACCTGGACCAGGGAGAAACTCTCCGACCTGGTGTTCTGGCTGTCGATGGGGGTGATTGTCGGTGGACGTCTGGGTTACGTGCTGTTCTATGACCTGAGCGCCTACATCGCCAACCCGACGCTGATTTTCGAGGTGTGGAAGGGCGGCATGTCGTTCCACGGCGGATTCATCGGCGTGATGCTGGCCGCGTTGTGGTTCGGCAAGCGTAACGGCAAGTCGTTCTTCCAACTGATGGACTTCGTTGCGCCGATGGTGCCGATTGGCCTGGGCGCCGGGCGCATCGGTAACTTCATCAACGCCGAGTTGTGGGGTAAAGCCACCGACGTGCCGTGGGCCATGGTCTTCCCGCCGTTCAGCGATCCGGCGCAGCTGCCGCGTCACCCCTCGCAGCTGTATCAGTTCGCGCTCGAAGGCGTCGCGCTGTTCCTGATCCTGTGGTTGTTCTCGCGCAAGCCGCGTCCGACCATGGCGGTATCGGGCATGTTCGCGCTGTTCTACGGCATCTTCCGTTTCATCGTCGAGTTCGTCCGTGTACCGGACGCGCAACTGGGCTATCTGGCCTGGAACTGGCTGACCATGGGGCAAGTGCTGTGCGTGCCGATGATCGTCGGCGGACTGTTCCTGATCTGGCTGGCCTATCGTCGTGCGCCGGCAGCGCCGGTTGCGCCGACCGCTTAA
- a CDS encoding NRDE family protein encodes MCLIVFAWRPGHAQPLIVAANRDEFYARPSLPLAQWPQAPHVHAGRDLEAGGTWLGIGANGRFAALTNIRDPHQPPARKSRGELVARFLAGNASLDDYLRDVVDRSPEYAGFNLLLGNAHELWHFNARTSEPVMLASGVYGLSNAGLDTPWPKLLKAKAALSAVLDDPQPARLLELLGDAQTAPFAELPDTGVGLATESLLSSVFIASQSYGTRASTALIVQADGTRRMVERSFGPYGGHLGEVEINT; translated from the coding sequence ATGTGCCTGATTGTTTTTGCCTGGCGCCCGGGCCATGCCCAGCCGCTGATCGTCGCGGCCAACCGTGACGAGTTCTATGCCCGGCCCAGCCTGCCGCTGGCGCAATGGCCGCAAGCGCCGCACGTGCACGCCGGTCGCGATCTGGAAGCGGGCGGCACGTGGCTGGGGATCGGCGCCAACGGGCGTTTTGCCGCGCTGACCAATATCCGCGATCCGCACCAGCCGCCGGCGCGCAAGTCGCGGGGAGAATTGGTGGCGCGGTTTCTCGCGGGCAATGCGTCACTGGATGATTATTTGCGCGATGTGGTCGATCGATCACCGGAGTACGCCGGGTTCAACCTGCTGCTGGGCAATGCCCACGAGCTGTGGCACTTCAATGCGCGCACGTCCGAGCCGGTAATGCTGGCGTCCGGGGTCTACGGGCTATCGAATGCCGGGCTGGACACACCGTGGCCGAAACTGCTCAAGGCGAAGGCGGCGCTAAGCGCGGTGCTGGATGATCCGCAGCCGGCGCGACTGCTGGAGTTACTGGGCGATGCGCAGACCGCGCCGTTTGCCGAGCTGCCGGACACCGGGGTCGGGCTGGCGACTGAATCACTGTTGTCGAGTGTGTTTATTGCCAGCCAGAGTTACGGGACGCGGGCGAGTACGGCGTTGATCGTACAGGCGGACGGGACGCGGCGGATGGTTGAGCGCAGCTTTGGGCCGTATGGCGGGCATTTGGGGGAAGTTGAGATCAATACCTGA
- a CDS encoding sulfite exporter TauE/SafE family protein, with the protein MEFLLYLALGACAGVLAGLFGVGGGIIIVPVLVFSFTLQGFDQSILTHLAVGTSLATIIFTSVNAVREHHRRGAVRWPIFMWMTVGILLGAGFGALTAEAISGPHLQKIIGVFALVIAVQLALEVKPKASRTVPGKLGLTVAGSVIGWASAIFGIGGGSLTVPFLTWRSVPMQQAVATSSACGLPIAVASASSFMILGWHDPLLPPHSLGFVYLPALLGIALTSMVFARLGARLAHKLSPRLLKRLFAALLFCVGLNFLL; encoded by the coding sequence ATGGAATTTCTGCTCTATCTGGCGTTGGGCGCCTGTGCGGGCGTGCTGGCCGGGCTGTTCGGGGTTGGCGGCGGGATCATCATTGTCCCGGTGCTGGTGTTCAGTTTTACCTTGCAGGGATTCGATCAGTCGATCCTCACGCACCTGGCGGTAGGGACATCGCTGGCCACCATCATCTTCACTTCGGTCAATGCCGTGCGCGAGCACCATCGACGCGGTGCGGTGCGCTGGCCGATTTTCATGTGGATGACCGTGGGCATTCTGCTCGGCGCCGGTTTCGGTGCGCTGACGGCTGAGGCGATCTCCGGGCCCCACCTGCAGAAGATCATCGGTGTGTTCGCCCTGGTGATCGCCGTGCAGCTGGCGCTGGAGGTCAAACCCAAGGCCAGTCGAACGGTGCCGGGTAAACTCGGTCTGACCGTGGCCGGCAGTGTGATTGGCTGGGCCTCGGCGATTTTCGGGATTGGCGGCGGTTCGCTGACCGTGCCGTTCCTGACCTGGCGCAGCGTGCCGATGCAGCAAGCAGTGGCGACCTCGTCGGCCTGCGGCTTGCCGATTGCCGTGGCCAGTGCATCAAGTTTCATGATTCTGGGCTGGCATGATCCGTTGTTGCCACCGCATAGTCTCGGTTTTGTCTATTTACCGGCGCTGCTGGGCATCGCCCTGACCAGCATGGTCTTCGCCCGCCTCGGCGCGCGTCTGGCGCACAAGTTGTCACCGCGCTTGCTGAAACGGCTGTTCGCCGCTTTGCTGTTCTGCGTGGGCCTGAATTTCCTGCTCTGA